A stretch of Corallococcus soli DNA encodes these proteins:
- a CDS encoding MarR family winged helix-turn-helix transcriptional regulator → MKDAQAPESAGPEGGRSRVPQLGEVLEFMRLLWAVDHGLQSTSKRMESTLGLTGPQRLVIRLVGRFPGITAGTLAQILHVHPSTLTGVLKRLEKRGLLERKSDPLDGRKALFALTDAGRSLDVPSEGTVESAVQRVLARMPRDRIVFTQEVLTALAEELGGIPMAEGGIPTIPNGNPTAEG, encoded by the coding sequence ATGAAGGACGCACAAGCCCCGGAGTCAGCAGGTCCGGAAGGCGGCAGGTCCCGGGTGCCACAACTCGGCGAGGTGCTGGAGTTCATGCGCCTGCTGTGGGCGGTGGATCACGGCCTCCAGTCCACCTCCAAGCGGATGGAGTCCACGCTGGGCCTCACGGGCCCACAGCGGCTCGTCATCCGGCTGGTCGGACGCTTCCCGGGCATCACCGCCGGCACGCTCGCGCAGATCCTCCACGTCCACCCCAGCACCCTCACCGGAGTGCTCAAGCGCCTGGAGAAGCGCGGCCTGCTGGAGCGCAAGTCGGATCCGCTCGACGGCCGCAAGGCCCTCTTCGCGCTCACCGACGCCGGCCGGTCCCTGGACGTGCCCTCCGAAGGCACCGTGGAGTCCGCGGTGCAGCGCGTGCTCGCGCGCATGCCGCGCGACCGCATCGTCTTCACCCAGGAAGTGCTCACCGCGCTCGCCGAGGAGCTGGGGGGCATCCCCATGGCCGAGGGCGGAATCCCCACGATTCCCAACGGCAACCCCACCGCCGAGGGCTGA
- a CDS encoding DUF4175 family protein — MNLETPQSPGPELPPPPPPPAPPPPARREARSRGVADLLASVRARQRRHLWIQGALLGAVTTLVLFAATGLLGRGAPGLAQALLWLAVPVGAAVACFFGVVLARRQVGDDLRTARLVGQRRPELSLDVLAAVELSHARREEAGWSPQLADAFLEQMDARARTVDPRLVVDGQPLRHVALAAGGAVLALAVLMFFVGDRWTAGWKHLRAQAARPETAAQAEPITGDIELTYRYPAYTGLAPRTVPGTNGEVSAPSGTEVALKTRSDRPIERAEVVVNGQVLPLTVTGGRELAGSFVAKQGGHYHFVFYGSRAKPLAVGPDIPLTVEADKAPQVTLLTPAAEVEVDPGQRVTLKYEAQDDYGLSGLSLVFRMPGAKQETRVNLPREDSRRSRGTYTWDLGPLKPAPGDRITYYVEARDNDAVEGPKKGVSRTQTLRVYSAAEHRRAALEKAEALWGRLVDHLADRLEGPDRVKQKDAQAVEAARTVDASGTALAEDFRMQGAELSREKDVPKEIVSALSNIGGELKRSVSTTSDFRRLYLRTQRARGEDWGTGTRLTAVVDDEIEGLERDILYLESLLDRQKLEALQELTKQLANDRRDLSRLIEQYKANPDESAREQVMQQIQQLKSRIQELMQRMAELRKGIRDEHLNAEALAEMMQQEDMQGAMDEVERLMQEGKADEALAKLQELGMQMDEMLESMDKSQEEFGAEQYPELAEKFGKFMDDLQGTMDEQQKVAEQTRALRDQARNQNRDRLKEKGQALKDELARKVKQVQENYQKLDPARLNSRAARPLEEAQSELRNVENALKVDDYDLAAEAAARAEDAARQLSSMGEQQRQLDEMFGNPPEVRQQSAQLAERLKKDARDVSDVSQQLQSLFPPPGSQLSQAEKQQLQQLGQRQQQLEQRAQGLRQQMEDMEQTAPLFGEEAGQQMDEVGQRMGEASQRMQGKDPGRGYGEQQAAMEGLKRFQQQMQQSQQGRKGGRGLPMPMGSGRRQEGNGRNPQDKVELPDEDAFQAPREFRKDLLDAMKQGAPEKYREQVKRYYEELVK, encoded by the coding sequence GTGAACCTCGAGACACCGCAGAGCCCAGGCCCCGAGCTGCCGCCCCCGCCGCCTCCCCCGGCCCCGCCTCCCCCGGCCCGGCGCGAAGCGCGCTCGCGCGGCGTGGCGGACCTGCTCGCCAGCGTCCGCGCCCGCCAGCGCCGCCACCTGTGGATTCAAGGCGCCCTGCTGGGCGCCGTCACCACCCTCGTGCTCTTCGCCGCCACGGGCCTGCTCGGCCGGGGGGCGCCAGGGCTCGCCCAGGCCCTGCTGTGGCTCGCCGTGCCGGTGGGCGCGGCGGTGGCGTGCTTCTTCGGCGTCGTGCTCGCGCGCCGGCAGGTGGGCGACGACCTGCGCACCGCCCGGCTCGTGGGCCAGCGCCGGCCGGAGCTGTCGCTGGACGTGCTCGCGGCGGTGGAGCTGTCACACGCGCGCCGGGAGGAGGCCGGCTGGTCCCCCCAGCTCGCGGACGCGTTCCTGGAGCAGATGGACGCCCGCGCCCGCACGGTGGACCCACGGCTCGTGGTGGACGGCCAGCCGCTGCGCCACGTGGCCCTGGCGGCCGGGGGCGCGGTGCTGGCGCTCGCGGTGCTGATGTTCTTCGTGGGCGACCGGTGGACCGCGGGCTGGAAGCACCTGCGCGCCCAGGCCGCGCGTCCGGAGACCGCCGCGCAGGCGGAGCCCATCACCGGCGACATCGAGCTGACGTACCGCTACCCCGCGTACACCGGCCTCGCGCCGCGCACCGTGCCGGGCACCAACGGCGAGGTGAGCGCGCCGTCCGGCACCGAGGTCGCGCTGAAGACGCGCTCGGACCGCCCCATCGAGCGCGCGGAGGTGGTCGTCAACGGCCAGGTGCTCCCGCTCACCGTGACGGGCGGGCGCGAGCTCGCCGGCAGCTTCGTCGCGAAGCAGGGCGGCCACTACCACTTCGTCTTCTATGGCTCGCGCGCGAAGCCGCTCGCGGTGGGCCCGGACATCCCGCTCACCGTGGAGGCGGACAAGGCGCCCCAGGTGACGCTGCTCACGCCCGCCGCCGAGGTGGAGGTGGACCCCGGCCAGAGGGTGACGCTCAAGTACGAGGCCCAGGACGACTACGGCCTGTCCGGCCTGTCGCTGGTGTTCCGCATGCCCGGCGCGAAGCAGGAGACGCGCGTGAACCTGCCGCGCGAGGACAGCCGCCGCAGCCGGGGCACGTACACCTGGGACCTGGGCCCGCTCAAGCCCGCCCCCGGCGACCGCATCACCTACTACGTGGAGGCGAGGGACAACGACGCGGTGGAGGGCCCCAAGAAGGGCGTCAGCCGCACGCAGACCCTGCGCGTCTACAGCGCCGCCGAGCACCGCCGCGCCGCCCTGGAGAAGGCCGAGGCGCTGTGGGGCCGGCTCGTGGACCACCTGGCGGACCGGCTGGAGGGCCCCGACCGCGTGAAGCAGAAGGACGCGCAGGCGGTGGAGGCCGCGCGCACCGTGGACGCCAGCGGCACGGCGTTGGCGGAGGACTTCCGCATGCAGGGCGCGGAGCTGTCGCGCGAGAAGGACGTGCCGAAGGAGATCGTCTCCGCGCTGTCGAACATCGGCGGGGAGCTCAAGCGCAGCGTGAGCACCACCTCCGACTTCCGCCGCCTGTACCTGCGCACCCAGCGCGCGCGCGGCGAGGACTGGGGCACCGGCACCCGGCTCACCGCCGTGGTGGACGACGAAATCGAGGGGCTGGAGCGCGACATCCTCTACCTGGAGTCGCTCCTGGACCGACAGAAGCTGGAGGCGCTCCAGGAGCTGACGAAGCAGTTGGCCAACGACCGCCGCGACCTGTCGCGCCTCATCGAGCAGTACAAGGCCAACCCGGACGAGTCCGCGCGCGAGCAGGTGATGCAGCAGATCCAACAGCTCAAGTCGCGCATCCAGGAGCTGATGCAGCGCATGGCCGAGCTGCGCAAGGGCATCCGCGACGAGCACCTCAACGCCGAGGCGCTGGCGGAGATGATGCAGCAGGAGGACATGCAGGGCGCCATGGATGAAGTGGAGCGCCTGATGCAGGAGGGCAAGGCTGACGAGGCCCTGGCGAAGCTCCAGGAGCTGGGCATGCAGATGGACGAGATGCTGGAGTCCATGGACAAGTCCCAGGAGGAGTTCGGCGCGGAGCAGTACCCGGAGCTCGCGGAGAAGTTCGGCAAGTTCATGGACGACCTGCAGGGCACCATGGACGAACAGCAGAAGGTCGCCGAACAGACGCGCGCCCTGCGCGACCAGGCCCGCAACCAGAACCGCGACCGGCTCAAGGAGAAGGGCCAGGCCCTCAAGGACGAGCTGGCGCGCAAGGTGAAGCAGGTCCAGGAGAACTACCAGAAGCTGGACCCCGCCCGGCTCAACAGCCGCGCGGCCCGTCCCCTGGAAGAGGCCCAGTCGGAGCTGCGCAACGTGGAGAACGCCCTCAAGGTGGACGACTACGACCTGGCCGCCGAAGCCGCCGCCCGCGCCGAGGACGCCGCCCGCCAGCTGTCCAGCATGGGCGAGCAGCAGCGCCAGCTGGATGAGATGTTCGGCAACCCGCCGGAGGTGCGGCAGCAGTCCGCGCAGCTCGCGGAGCGGCTGAAGAAGGACGCGCGCGACGTGTCGGACGTGAGCCAGCAGCTCCAGTCCCTCTTCCCGCCCCCGGGCTCGCAGCTGTCTCAAGCCGAGAAGCAGCAGCTCCAGCAGCTGGGCCAGCGCCAGCAGCAGCTGGAGCAGCGCGCGCAGGGCCTGCGCCAGCAGATGGAGGACATGGAGCAGACGGCGCCGCTGTTCGGGGAGGAGGCCGGCCAGCAGATGGACGAGGTGGGCCAGCGCATGGGCGAAGCCTCGCAGCGCATGCAGGGCAAGGACCCGGGCCGCGGCTACGGCGAACAGCAGGCGGCGATGGAGGGCCTCAAGCGCTTCCAGCAGCAGATGCAGCAGAGCCAGCAGGGCCGCAAGGGAGGCCGGGGCCTGCCCATGCCCATGGGCTCCGGACGCCGCCAGGAAGGCAACGGCCGCAACCCCCAGGACAAGGTGGAGCTGCCGGACGAGGACGCGTTCCAGGCGCCGCGCGAGTTCCGCAAGGACCTGCTGGACGCGATGAAGCAGGGCGCGCCGGAGAAGTACCGCGAGCAGGTGAAGCGCTACTACGAGGAGCTGGTGAAGTGA
- a CDS encoding peptidase MA family metallohydrolase: MSHRTHAAVPGLGVLCALLLAIPAAFAQPPDASLKEEVKQRLGKVEQSLDDWDVGGARRELSEVEKRVPSELEPLKYFQGRVAFEEGQYGDAVTLLEGANIEDKPGSYLRLAKDTRAITKDHLRAESDHFIFFYPKGKDEVLVPYALETLEAIHRALKEDLGWTPPGKVRVEVVNNARELSKVSTLTEKQIRTTGTIAICKFNKLMVTSPKAVARGYDWQDTLAHEYVHLVVSQMSHNTVPIWLHEGLAKFLESRWRGKGGLAMTPSTQALLGKRVKEDKLIPFDKMHPSIAMLPTAEDAATAFAEVFYAIDYIHGTHGTGGLRTVLQELKAGQSDKKAVEAATGMPFPLFEKTWLSYVKKQPFPQELVPRDDRVVLKEDAKGTQKDGEKKGREISFGDFAEVSEVPARKFAHLGELLRERNRVKAAAEEYARAHKLVGDKYESVSNKFALALLELRRLDEAESVLRGSLRMHPGSPSTNVHLGRILLFRKDYPKAKTAYLEALASDPFDPEIHLALTRIHGALGETTLATRTRGAAASLTGLKPEDVDRAAQAFLRAEGELSETNVPASSPDTPKPAATPAPKPVGK, from the coding sequence GTGAGCCACCGCACGCACGCGGCAGTCCCGGGCCTGGGCGTCCTCTGCGCCCTGCTCCTGGCCATCCCCGCCGCCTTCGCGCAGCCGCCCGACGCCTCCCTCAAGGAGGAGGTGAAGCAGCGGCTGGGCAAGGTGGAGCAGTCGCTGGACGACTGGGACGTGGGCGGCGCCCGGCGCGAGCTGTCCGAGGTCGAGAAGCGCGTGCCTTCGGAGCTGGAGCCCCTGAAGTACTTCCAGGGCCGCGTGGCCTTCGAGGAGGGCCAGTACGGTGACGCGGTGACGCTGCTGGAGGGCGCGAACATCGAGGACAAGCCGGGCAGCTACCTGCGGCTGGCCAAGGACACGCGCGCCATCACCAAGGACCACCTGCGCGCGGAGAGCGACCACTTCATCTTCTTCTACCCGAAGGGCAAGGACGAGGTCCTGGTCCCCTACGCGCTGGAGACGCTGGAGGCCATCCACCGCGCCCTCAAGGAGGACCTGGGCTGGACGCCGCCGGGCAAGGTGCGCGTGGAGGTGGTGAACAACGCGCGCGAGCTGTCCAAGGTGAGCACCCTCACCGAGAAGCAGATCCGCACCACGGGCACCATCGCCATCTGCAAGTTCAACAAGCTGATGGTGACGAGCCCCAAGGCCGTGGCGCGGGGCTACGACTGGCAGGACACGCTGGCGCACGAATACGTGCACCTGGTCGTCAGCCAGATGAGCCACAACACCGTGCCCATCTGGCTGCACGAAGGCCTGGCCAAGTTCCTGGAGTCGCGCTGGCGCGGCAAGGGCGGCCTCGCGATGACGCCCTCCACGCAGGCCCTGCTGGGCAAGCGCGTGAAGGAGGACAAGCTCATCCCCTTCGACAAGATGCACCCCTCCATCGCCATGCTGCCCACGGCGGAGGACGCGGCCACCGCGTTCGCGGAGGTGTTCTACGCCATCGACTACATCCACGGCACCCATGGCACGGGCGGCCTGCGCACGGTGCTCCAGGAGCTGAAGGCGGGCCAGTCCGACAAGAAGGCGGTGGAGGCGGCCACGGGCATGCCCTTCCCCCTCTTCGAGAAGACCTGGCTGTCGTACGTGAAGAAGCAGCCCTTCCCCCAGGAGCTGGTGCCGCGCGACGACCGCGTGGTGCTCAAGGAGGACGCCAAGGGCACACAGAAGGACGGCGAGAAGAAGGGCCGTGAAATCTCCTTCGGCGACTTCGCGGAGGTCTCCGAGGTCCCCGCGCGCAAGTTCGCGCACCTGGGGGAGCTCCTGCGCGAGCGCAACCGCGTGAAGGCCGCCGCGGAGGAGTACGCGCGGGCGCACAAGCTGGTGGGCGACAAGTACGAGTCGGTGTCCAACAAGTTCGCGCTCGCGCTGCTGGAGCTGCGCCGGCTGGACGAAGCGGAGTCCGTGCTGCGCGGCTCGCTGCGCATGCACCCGGGCTCGCCCTCCACCAACGTGCACCTGGGCCGCATCCTGCTGTTCCGCAAGGACTACCCGAAGGCGAAGACGGCCTACCTGGAGGCGCTGGCCTCCGACCCGTTCGACCCGGAGATCCACCTGGCCCTCACCCGCATCCACGGGGCGCTGGGAGAGACGACGCTCGCCACGCGCACGCGCGGGGCCGCCGCCAGCCTCACCGGCCTCAAGCCCGAGGACGTGGACCGCGCCGCCCAGGCGTTCCTGCGCGCCGAGGGAGAGCTGTCGGAGACGAACGTCCCCGCGTCCTCCCCTGACACGCCGAAGCCGGCCGCGACGCCCGCGCCGAAGCCAGTCGGGAAGTAG
- a CDS encoding DUF4142 domain-containing protein, whose product MKRTLHGVTLAAALFTGGVSLAQSATSPSTMPATKPMAAKGGMVEYKGFMAPADEKAFLERLHHINQTEILQAQLAQKNSQNPDVKSYADNMIKMHTDADQKLMTYATGKKLKLAEPKPMDEMERKAMAATKADTAKLEVLKGPPFDSCYMAGQVSAHDMAIGKVMAAKQGMGATGEMATMLDTLSKELPQHRQMAYTALGKLGSAMGVGGSGADMQGGSMDHGSMNHGATPGGATGGTMGGGTKTK is encoded by the coding sequence ATGAAGCGCACCCTGCACGGCGTCACCCTGGCCGCGGCCCTCTTCACCGGCGGCGTCTCACTGGCCCAGAGCGCCACGTCCCCCAGCACCATGCCCGCGACGAAGCCCATGGCCGCCAAGGGCGGCATGGTCGAATACAAGGGCTTCATGGCGCCCGCGGACGAGAAGGCCTTCCTGGAGCGCCTCCACCACATCAACCAGACGGAGATCCTCCAGGCGCAGCTGGCCCAGAAGAACTCGCAGAATCCGGACGTGAAGAGCTACGCGGACAACATGATCAAGATGCACACGGACGCCGACCAGAAGCTCATGACCTACGCCACGGGCAAGAAGCTGAAGCTGGCGGAGCCCAAGCCCATGGACGAGATGGAGCGCAAGGCCATGGCGGCGACCAAGGCCGACACGGCGAAGCTCGAAGTTCTCAAGGGCCCGCCGTTCGACTCCTGTTACATGGCCGGCCAGGTGTCCGCGCATGACATGGCCATCGGCAAGGTGATGGCCGCGAAGCAGGGCATGGGCGCCACGGGTGAGATGGCCACCATGCTCGACACGCTCAGCAAGGAGCTGCCGCAGCACCGCCAGATGGCCTATACCGCGCTCGGCAAGCTGGGCAGCGCCATGGGCGTGGGCGGCTCCGGCGCCGACATGCAGGGCGGCTCCATGGACCACGGCTCCATGAACCACGGCGCCACGCCGGGCGGCGCCACGGGCGGCACCATGGGCGGTGGCACGAAGACGAAGTAG
- a CDS encoding S9 family peptidase has translation MPLSLLAALALGAAPTPAPRPLNPQDLVTLRRLSAPRVSPDGRQIAFVLRSTDLEANRGRTDLWLVNLDGTNLRQLTAHPDNDGEPVWAPDGKSLFFLSSRGGSSQVWRLPVDGGEPLPVTKLQLDVNSFALSRDGRQLAVALEVFPDCGTLDCNTQRVAAAQKKKNTGRVYDQLFFRHWDTWKDGTRSHLFVVPVAGGTPVDVMKGMDADAPSKPFGGAEEFTFTPDGKSVVFAARDVGRTEAWSTDLDLFVSPVDGKSKPRKLTEKNRATDTSPVFSPDGKTLAYAAMSRPGYEADRFRVILRAWPGGQERVLTQDWDHSASSLAWSADGATLYTTTNDVGQNPVYALDVATGKARRLTQAGYAEGAQPAADGHIVYAMDDLDSPADLFAAKADGTGARQLTQMNKDALAGIKFGAFEQFEFKGWNDETVRAFVVKPVDFDPKRQYPLAYLIHGGPQGSFGNHFHYRWNPQVYAGRGYVAVMVDFHGSTGYGQAFTDSIRGDWGGKPLVDLQKGLDAALQRYPFIHKQKRCALGASYGGYMINWIAGNWPDGFQCLVNHDGNLDERMAYFDTEEIWFPEWDHEGTPWENPQAYAKHNPVDHVAKWKTPMLVIHGGKDYRVVDTQGMSTFTVLQRRGIPSRFLYFPDENHWVLKPQNSIQWHDEVLGWLDRWTRK, from the coding sequence GTGCCCCTGTCGCTCCTCGCGGCCCTGGCCCTCGGCGCCGCTCCGACGCCCGCCCCCCGGCCGCTCAACCCACAGGACCTGGTCACGCTGCGGCGGCTCAGCGCCCCGCGCGTGTCCCCCGACGGCCGTCAGATTGCCTTCGTCCTGCGCTCCACCGACCTGGAGGCGAACCGCGGTCGCACCGACCTGTGGCTCGTCAACCTGGACGGCACGAACCTGCGCCAGCTCACCGCCCACCCGGACAACGACGGGGAGCCGGTGTGGGCCCCCGACGGCAAGAGCCTCTTCTTCCTGTCCTCGCGCGGCGGCTCCTCCCAGGTGTGGCGCCTGCCCGTGGACGGCGGCGAACCCCTGCCCGTGACGAAGCTGCAGCTCGACGTGAACAGCTTCGCGCTGTCCCGCGACGGCCGGCAGCTCGCGGTGGCGCTGGAGGTGTTCCCCGACTGCGGCACGCTCGACTGCAACACCCAGCGCGTCGCGGCGGCGCAGAAGAAGAAGAACACCGGCCGCGTGTATGATCAGCTCTTCTTCCGCCACTGGGACACGTGGAAGGACGGCACCCGCTCCCACCTGTTCGTCGTCCCCGTGGCCGGCGGCACGCCCGTGGACGTGATGAAGGGCATGGACGCGGACGCGCCCAGCAAGCCCTTTGGCGGCGCGGAGGAGTTCACCTTCACGCCGGACGGCAAGTCCGTCGTCTTCGCCGCGCGCGACGTGGGCCGCACCGAGGCGTGGTCCACCGACCTGGACCTCTTCGTGTCCCCCGTCGACGGCAAGTCCAAGCCGCGCAAGCTCACGGAGAAGAACCGCGCCACGGACACCAGCCCGGTGTTCAGCCCGGACGGCAAGACGCTCGCGTACGCGGCCATGTCGCGCCCCGGCTACGAGGCGGACCGCTTCCGCGTCATCCTGCGCGCGTGGCCGGGCGGCCAGGAGCGCGTGCTCACCCAGGACTGGGACCACTCCGCCAGCTCGCTCGCGTGGAGCGCGGACGGCGCCACGCTCTACACCACCACCAACGACGTGGGGCAGAACCCCGTGTACGCGCTGGACGTGGCCACCGGCAAGGCGCGCCGCCTCACGCAGGCGGGCTACGCGGAGGGCGCCCAGCCCGCGGCGGACGGCCACATCGTCTACGCGATGGATGACCTGGACTCGCCCGCGGACCTGTTCGCGGCGAAGGCGGACGGCACCGGCGCGCGGCAGCTCACGCAGATGAACAAGGACGCGCTCGCGGGCATCAAGTTCGGCGCCTTCGAACAGTTCGAGTTCAAGGGCTGGAACGACGAGACGGTGCGCGCCTTCGTGGTGAAGCCCGTGGACTTCGACCCCAAGCGCCAGTACCCGCTGGCCTACCTCATCCACGGCGGCCCGCAGGGCAGCTTCGGCAACCACTTCCACTACCGGTGGAACCCCCAGGTGTACGCAGGCCGGGGCTACGTGGCGGTGATGGTCGACTTCCACGGCTCCACCGGCTACGGCCAGGCCTTCACGGACTCCATCCGCGGGGACTGGGGCGGCAAGCCGCTGGTGGACCTGCAGAAGGGCCTGGACGCCGCGCTCCAGCGCTACCCCTTCATCCACAAGCAGAAGCGGTGCGCGCTGGGCGCCAGCTACGGCGGGTACATGATCAACTGGATCGCCGGCAACTGGCCGGACGGCTTCCAGTGCCTCGTGAACCACGACGGCAACCTGGACGAGCGCATGGCCTACTTCGACACGGAGGAGATCTGGTTCCCGGAGTGGGACCACGAAGGCACGCCGTGGGAGAACCCCCAGGCCTACGCGAAGCACAACCCGGTGGACCACGTGGCGAAGTGGAAGACGCCCATGCTCGTCATCCACGGCGGCAAGGACTACCGCGTGGTGGACACGCAGGGCATGTCCACCTTCACCGTGCTCCAGCGCCGAGGCATCCCGTCCCGCTTCCTCTACTTCCCGGACGAGAACCACTGGGTGCTCAAGCCGCAGAACAGCATCCAGTGGCACGACGAGGTGCTGGGCTGGCTGGACCGCTGGACGCGCAAGTAG
- a CDS encoding DsbA family oxidoreductase, with protein MPTPVVIHVWSDFVCPWCYVGLAEVEKLKQHYDIQVEWHPYFLRPETPPEGLPLPEYVREGMKDPNNPLKLRAARAGLKMVHRDIIPSTRRAHEATEFAKAKGRLAEFHAAVLRRYWSEGQDLWQWDTLRGAGVDAGLDPDELQHAVDAGHYRAVVEASVREAQEMGIRAVPTFILGEKLAIQGAQEYPAFQRAMEQLGAKPKDQG; from the coding sequence ATGCCCACGCCCGTCGTCATCCATGTCTGGTCCGACTTCGTCTGTCCCTGGTGCTACGTCGGCCTCGCCGAGGTCGAGAAGCTCAAGCAGCACTACGACATCCAGGTGGAGTGGCACCCGTACTTCCTGCGGCCGGAGACGCCCCCGGAGGGGCTGCCGCTGCCGGAGTACGTGCGCGAGGGGATGAAGGACCCCAACAACCCGCTCAAACTGCGCGCGGCCCGGGCCGGGCTGAAGATGGTGCACCGGGACATCATCCCGTCCACGCGCCGGGCGCACGAGGCGACGGAGTTCGCGAAGGCGAAGGGCAGGCTGGCCGAGTTCCACGCGGCGGTGCTGCGCCGGTACTGGAGCGAGGGCCAGGACCTCTGGCAGTGGGACACGCTGCGGGGCGCGGGCGTGGACGCGGGGTTGGATCCGGACGAGCTGCAGCACGCCGTGGATGCGGGCCACTACCGGGCGGTGGTGGAGGCGTCGGTGCGCGAGGCGCAGGAGATGGGCATCCGCGCGGTGCCCACGTTCATCCTGGGGGAGAAGCTGGCCATCCAGGGCGCCCAGGAGTACCCGGCGTTCCAGCGGGCCATGGAGCAGCTGGGCGCGAAGCCGAAGGACCAGGGCTGA